The stretch of DNA AAGCTCTACGCCGTCGACCCCTGATCGGAGTTCGCCGTCGCGTACGAGACCGACGACTGCACAGCCCGTCTCCTGGCGGATCTGCCCCGTAGACACCTCCGTCTCGACGAGGGCTGGCACCGAAACCGTACTGAGCCGGAGCTGGTTACCGAGTGGCATCACCTCGTAATCGAACGTCCGAAGCGTGATCAGCCGCCCCGCGACGTTCGGCAACGCGAGGACGTAGTCGGCACCCGCCGCCCGTAGCGCAGGGACGTTTGCTGCGGTGTTCGCACCGACGATGACCTCGAGCGACGGTTCGAGTTCTGTCGCCGTCAGCACAGTCCGGATCGCGTCCTCGTCGCGCTCGAGCGCGACGACGAGCGTCTCCGCGTCCTCGATCCCGGCCTCGCGGAGCGTCTCCTCGTCGGTCGCGTCGCCGACGACGTCGATCGCCGATCCCTGTTCGCGGTCGATCACCGTCGTCTCGATCCCCGCACGTTCGAGACTCCCGGCGGTGACCGATCCGACGAGCCCACGCCCGGCCACGACGACGGGACCACCGGCTACGCGGTATCGTCGACCCGACGAGGCCAACGACTCTGTGGTAGACTCGAGTTCGGACGGCGTTCCGGCCACGAGTAGCGCCGTGTTCTCGTCGATCCGCACCTGTTCGGGGAGTCTGGTGACGAAGTCGCCGCGAATCCACGCGCCGAGAACGGTGACACCGGCCTCCTCGATTCGACTGGCGGCAGCGACGGGTTCTCCGAAGAGTTCTATACCCGGTTCGGCGTGATATTCACGAATCTCCAGATCGGTACCGAGTTCGATCTCGTCGCCGAGGTCGGGTGTGACGACGTTTCGAACGCGGTCCCCGAGTGCCTTTCCGAGCCGCTGTTTCGGCAACATAACCTCGTCGACGCCCGCGTACCGGAAGTACCGTGCCTGCGAGATATCGTCGACGAGGACGAAGACGCTCGCGTCGGGATCTCGATCCTCGATCGCGAGGACCGTCTTGACGAGGT from Natronobacterium texcoconense encodes:
- a CDS encoding potassium channel family protein; this encodes MVALPKRLVVYVGSLLFLIGLYSFVYQWGMAAYEGESRTWYQSLEVVVQSMTTTGYGQDAPWETLEMTALVLLIQVTGIAYVLVAIPQFVVPWLETLVEPTPPTEIDGLEDHVIIVGYTALCDTLVDELEASGTPYVILEDDRDRAQELHRDGFDVLYGDPASADALDASQLGDALSVVVDSTERDLVKTVLAIEDRDPDASVFVLVDDISQARYFRYAGVDEVMLPKQRLGKALGDRVRNVVTPDLGDEIELGTDLEIREYHAEPGIELFGEPVAAASRIEEAGVTVLGAWIRGDFVTRLPEQVRIDENTALLVAGTPSELESTTESLASSGRRYRVAGGPVVVAGRGLVGSVTAGSLERAGIETTVIDREQGSAIDVVGDATDEETLREAGIEDAETLVVALERDEDAIRTVLTATELEPSLEVIVGANTAANVPALRAAGADYVLALPNVAGRLITLRTFDYEVMPLGNQLRLSTVSVPALVETEVSTGQIRQETGCAVVGLVRDGELRSGVDGVELTGDDRLVVAGTDQQLSRFRDAYTDE